TAGTTCTCGATCTCCTCGGACAGGTGCGAGACATTGACCATGATTTCGTTGAAGCCGTGCTCCCGGAGCAACTCGAGCAGAAACTCCATCACGGGTTTCTGGAGGATCGGGATCATCGGCTTGGGCGTTGTGTGCGTGATCGGACGCACCCGTGTTCCCTTGCCTGCCGCCAGGATCATCGCCTTCATCGGCGTCGTTTCAGGTCGGAGGTCAAAACCCAGCCTAAGGAGAAACCTCAGGCGGCCACTGCTTCCCGAGCCGGCCCCCTATCTGACCCCTGGCCTGGGAGCCGCGGCAGGCTCACCGCCTCCCCTCGCTCCTCGCAGCGCCGCCGCAGGCTGAGGGGGCCGTAGAGGCCGCCGTCCTGGGCCAGTTCCACCTTGCCCTGGGAGGAGAGGAACAGCAGGGCCCAGAACACCCCCACCCGATCGCTGTCCAGATCGGCGTCCTCCGGCGAGCCGGCGCGGGGGCGGGCCAGGGCCTCCGCCCAGGCGCCCACCAGGGCATCGAAGGCCACCCACTCGAGGGCCTCGGCGGTGGGCTCCCACGCCAGCAGGAAGCGGCTCAGGGCTGCGGTGGTCTCCGGCAGTTTCTCCCGGTGGGCCAGGGAGGCCACCTGGGCGATCGCGGCCCGCTCGCTGTAACGGCGGGCGCGGGGCCTGTGCCGCCCTTCCCCTCCCTCCTGCTCGAGCCGCTCGGCGATGTCCTCGAGCTGGCGGATCAGCTCCCCCAGGGTGACGGGGCGCTGCAGGGGAGGCGGCGCCACCGGGCGGCGCAGCAGGTGTCGTTCGGGCCGTCGCGGCAGGGCCACGGCGGAGGGATCCCAGCCATCGTCGTCCTCGGGGGCGAACGAGTCCTCCAGCAGCGGTTCGGGCGGGAAGGTGGCCGATTCCAGCAGCTCGGCC
This genomic stretch from Cyanobium gracile PCC 6307 harbors:
- a CDS encoding segregation/condensation protein A; the protein is MAEAGARLAIRLLQDAAERGDIDPWDVDVIAVVDGFLDQLRQRIELPRRLAPGGGSYERDLAESSEAFLAASVLVGLKAELLESATFPPEPLLEDSFAPEDDDGWDPSAVALPRRPERHLLRRPVAPPPLQRPVTLGELIRQLEDIAERLEQEGGEGRHRPRARRYSERAAIAQVASLAHREKLPETTAALSRFLLAWEPTAEALEWVAFDALVGAWAEALARPRAGSPEDADLDSDRVGVFWALLFLSSQGKVELAQDGGLYGPLSLRRRCEERGEAVSLPRLPGQGSDRGPAREAVAA